One Pecten maximus unplaced genomic scaffold, xPecMax1.1, whole genome shotgun sequence DNA window includes the following coding sequences:
- the LOC117318329 gene encoding uncharacterized protein LOC117318329: MKKRMAEIASTSQADDQQYKIRILYSDMVLNLSEMINPNRDTWQRLLTALNPLLPHGLYDDNIKYFGQIFEKLRAKGKIDPMKGSFEKLYDALLKVDVEAAAVVKETSVKIKELLSEG, from the exons ATGAAAAAGAGGATGGCCGAAATAGCTAGC aCGTCCCAAGCTGATGATCAGCAGTACAAAATCAGAATATTATATTCTGATATGGTGCTAAATCTGAGTGAGATGATCAACCCAAATAGGGATACTTGGCAGAGACTTTTGACAGCGCTGAACCCATTGTTACCCCATGGACTCTATgatgacaatattaaatattttggaCAAATATTTGAGAAGCTGAGGGCAAAAGGAAAGATTGATCCTATGAAAGGTTCCTTTGAGAAACTCTATGACGCACTCCTCAAAGTTGATGTTGAAGCAGCCGCGGTTGTTAAGGAGACTTCAGTTAAGATAAAAGAACTTCTGTCTGAAGGTTAG